In Passer domesticus isolate bPasDom1 chromosome 9, bPasDom1.hap1, whole genome shotgun sequence, a genomic segment contains:
- the PODXL2 gene encoding podocalyxin-like protein 2, with translation MQPLRRAPALLLLLAAGTLCLCLASSEDPTADGLTSTSLLEFAMMSHLEAMNSHEQTRPEAAEPDLATGSLHAAPGSGFASEENEESKILQPPQYFWEDGGELNDSSLDLGPATDYTFPASSQKALLKRNGTQGTDNWEMATVQPAAEFVEPDLHTPFSTLEEEEGLLPIDHSRGGMESLQTSGPEVASSEPVDQEDSFSLLFSTASARPGVVTEAAIGGQEEDSVSPGLDLGSSMGPGLLPVPSTFSTTVAARSPTDSEELFEVTTGDSWAAGGADSELAVATTGAELAETTVEAGGEEHSAREEVSEPTVGWEMLEPTMLTEMEQTVEIPVGTPSPASSSPGTQTLPGSEQQPSSVSQWDRADEPELDPLWNDTESATETAAAERSSSPQAGDARMAMLPTELPWDSAQVICKDWSNLAGKNYIILNMSDNIDCEEFRLERGPQLLALVEDAFSRQAEGLQDRWLISLSKPNENDKHLLMTLAGEQGVIPTKDVLMALGDVKRSLAEIGIQNYSTTTSCQSHPNQTRSDYGKLFVVLVIIGSICAIIIVLGLIYNCWQRRLPKMKNMSHGEELRFVENGCHDNPTLDVASDSQSEMQEKKPSVNGGNTINGPDSWDVLINKQASEDVDVFEEDTHL, from the exons GGACCTTGTGCCTCTGCCTTGCCTCCTCGGAGGACCCAACTGCCGATGGCCTCACATCAACGTCCCTGCTGGAATTTGCTATGATGTCCCACCTGGAGGCCATGAATTCCCACGAGCAAACCAGAccagaggctgcagagccagATCTTGCCACTGGCTCCCTGCATGCTGCTCCAGGGTCAGGCTTTGCCAGCGAGGAGAATGAGGAGTCCAAGATCTTGCAGCCCCCACAGTACTTCTGGGAAGATGGGGGAGAGCTCAACGACTCCAGCCTGGACTTGGGACCAGCAACAG ATTATACCTTTCCTGCTTCATCTCAGAAGGCATTGCTGAAACGAAATGGGACACAAGGAACTGACAACTGGGAAATGGCCACtgtccagccagcagcagaaTTTGTGGAGCCTGACTTACACACACCTTTCTCCACActagaggaagaggaggggctgCTCCCTATTGACCACTCAAGAGGAGGAATGGAGAGCCTCCAGACCTCTGGACCAGAGGTTGCATCTTCTGAACCAGTGGACCAAGAGGACTCCTTCTCCCTTCTGTTTTCCACAGCCTCTGCCAGGCCAGGTGTTGTGACTGAGGCAGCCATAGGAGGGCAAGAAGAGGACTCTGTTTCTCCAGGCTTAGACCTTGGGAGCAGCATGGGACCAGGTCTCCTACCTGTGCCCTCTACTTTTTCTACTACAGTTGCTGCAAGATCTCCCACTGATTCAGAAGAACTCTTTGAGGTGACAACTGGAGACTCTTGGGCTGCTGGGGGAGCAGATTCAGAGCTGGCTGTGGCTACAACAGGAGCAGAGCTTGCAGAGACCACGGTGGAGGCTGGTGGGGAAGAGCATTCAGCCAGGGAGGAGGTGTCAGAGCCCACGGTGGGGTGGGAGATGCTGGAGCCCACGATGCTGACTGAAATGGAGCAGACAGTGGAAATTCCTGTGGGGACACCCTCTCCTGCAAGCAGCTCCCCAGGCACCCAGACTCTTCCTGGTAGTGAGCAGCAGCCCTCTTCTGTGTCTCAGTGGGACAGAGCTGATGAGCCTGAGCTGGATCCCCTTTGGAATGACACTGAGTCAGCCACTgagactgcagcagcagagaggagctcGTCACCCCAGGCTGGGGACGCCCGCATGGCCATGCTGCCCACGGAGCTGCCCTGGGACTCAGCACAG GTGATCTGTAAAGACTGGAGCAACCTTGCAGGAAAGAACTATATCATCCTGAATATGTCGGATAACATCGACTGT GAGGAATTTCGGTTGGAGAGGGGTCCCCAGCTGTTGGCACTGGTGGAAGATGCCTTctccaggcaggcagaggggctgcaggaccGCTGGCTCATCTCTCTGAGCAAACCCAATGAGAATGACAAGCACTTGCTAATGACgctggcaggggagcagg GCGTTATCCCTACAAAAGATGTTCTCATGGCACTGGGGGATGTTAAGAGGAGCTTAGCTGAG ATTGGTATCCAGAACTACTCGACCACCACGAGCTGCCAGTCACACCCTAACCAGACACGCAGTGATTACGGGAAGCTCTTTGTGGTGTTGGTGATCATTGGCTCCATCTGTGCCATCATCATCGTCTTGGGGCTCATCTACAACTGCTGGCAGAGACGCCTGCCCAAGATGAAGAACATG TCGCACGGCGAGGAGCTGCGCTTTGTTGAGAACGGCTGCCATGACAACCCCACTTTGGACGTGGCCAGTGACAGCCAGTCAGAAATGCAGGAGAAGAAGCCGAGCGTGAACGGTGGGAACACCATCAATGGCCCCGACAGCTGGGATGTCCTGATCAATAAGCAGGCGAGCGAGGATGTGGATGTGTTTGAGGAAGACACGCatctttag